ACACGACTCATCCCACTCGTGATGGCTTGCAAAATCGGTACGTTGAGCTTACGTAAAGCCCCGGACGAACCTTGCTGATCGGCATCCGTCATGGCGTAGGAAACCGTATTGATCAGTGTATCAATGGCTACGCCCGTCGTGCGGTCGAAAAACTGAAAGGCCTGCGGGCGGCCCGTTTCGGGATGGATCGCTTTCAAGGAAGAAGTATACACTGCCAGGGCATTGATCTGGCGATCTTCCAGCGAACGAATCAGAGCATCCACGAACGCCGTATTCCCACTGATCCAGTGCGAACGGTAAAGGGTAATCCCGACCGTCGGCTGTTGGGGATCGTAGTGCTTTTGCCAGTCGCTCAGCTCCGCATTTTCGGGTAAGTCGGGATGGTAAAGGCCGTGCTCGGGCAGCGTCTGGGGCAGGTCGGCTCCGTACCCCGTCAGCAACAAGTGATCGGAAAGGTAGTACAGCAGCGACGTAAAATTCCCCGCTCCGCCCGCCTGCACGTAGGATAAGGCATCCTGCTGAATGGCCGGAGATACCGTAGAAACCGCCGCAAATTCCGGGTTGAGTTCGCCCGTACCGCTGATGACAATCAAATGTTGTTGATTCTGCTGGGCCCGCTTCACCAGTTCATGAAAACCAGGTACGCTACTGGGCCGTCCGTGAATCCGCAAAATAATTACCTGAGCCGCTCCAATCTCCCGTTCCAGCAACTGAGCCATGTGGGCTTCGGTCTTGATCGCCAGCAGGCTCAGTCCCAGTACTTTGGGAAAATCGTCGGGTAGACTGATCCGGCTGAGAGTCAGCAAATCCGTATCGGCGTGCGTCAGAAACACAATTCCATCGGTGGGCGAGGGCGTTTCCCCGCGTAGGGTGGCCGTTTCCGAGCCTTTCCAGGTATAGTACTGAAAGACAAATTCGGCCAGTTCGGCGGGTGGACTCAGGAAGCAGTCGGCGGCCAGCATGCGGTCGATGTAATCGAAAATGGCTTTGATGTGCCATTCGCTATTGACCGAATGAAACCAGACCGAATGCCCGTCGAAAAGCAGGGTTGCCACGTTCGCCAGCGTGCAGGGCCCCAGGCAGCCGCCTTTGGTCAGGTGAACCTGATTCCGCATTTTTCGGCGGAGCCATTCGTTTTTGTAGACGTCAACCAGCACCGGGGCGTACCCGCGGTCGGTTCGCCCGCAGCAGCAGGCATTATAGCAGTAGGACAAATGTCCCCGCCGCTGGACCAGATTAATGGCTTTTCCATCGGGTCGCATGACCCGTTGCCGTTTGATTTCAGCCATGTGGATGCGTGTAAAGGGAAGTAGCAAGCGTACGTAGCAGATCCGTCAGCCACGGTGGGCCATCGCCCCAGTATAAGTGTACGTACGAAGCCAGGGTATTTTGTATGCGGTAGATTTTAGTCCCGACTTCCACACCCCGGGCATTACGGACCGGAGCCAGGGAGGATAGTTCTTCCGCTTCCTGTAAGGTAGAATAATGAAACTCGTGACCTTTCAGTAAGGTATTTTGAAAGTGAATTTGTCGATAACCCAGGGTCAGCTTCGCGTGTTGCAGACTCGTTGAAAAGGGAAACACCCCGGCCATCGGATAGCTGTGACCATCCACATCGGTTAACTGCTGGCCCAGGTACATCAACCCGCCGCACTCCGCGTAGGCGTATCCGCCGTTCTGGCAATACGCTCGCACGCTTTCCCGAAATGTCGTATTGGCACTCAGGGCCTGAGCGTGCAATTCAGGGTAGCCACCGGGTAGGTACAAGAGATCTGTTTCGGGCAGCTCGGTGTCCCGGAGTGGACTTACGTACTGTACTTCCGCCAGGGCTTCCAGCACCGCTAGGTTTTGGTGATACTGAAATGAAAACGCCTCATCCCGGGCGATAGTCACCTTACAGGCCGTACGATGGGACAAGGCTTGAGCTAGGGAAGCTTCTTCATCGGTTTTAGTAAGGGCCAATAGTCGATCCAGGTCAATGGTCTGCGGAATCTTCCGGGCGATGGCTTCGATGATTCGCTCGTAGTCGATCTCCGAAGACGTGCGTAATCCGAGGTGCCGGGAAGGAATGGTAAAATCGGGATGGGTAGGGAAATAGCCCAGACAGGGCAACCCTACATCCTGACAGGCTTCTTCCAGAAAACGAAAATGCGAGGTCGTCTGTACCCCATTGAAAAGGACGCCGGCGATTTGTATGCCCGCGTAAAAATGCCTGAAGCCGTACAGGAGTGGTGCTGCCGAGTACGCCATTGCCTTGGCGTGTACCACCAGGATGATGGGTATACCCAGGCATTCGGCCAGCGAGGCCGTACTGGCCTGCATCCGGTCGGCTCCGTCGAACAGGCCCATCACGCCTTCGGTAACGGCCACATCTACCCCGGAACGGTACGTTTGATACAGCGTCTGCAGGTGTTCGGGGGAGGCCATAAACAAATCCAGGTTGATACTGGCTCGTCCGGCGGCCGTGCGATGGTGCTGAATATCAATGTAGTCGGGCCCGCACTTGAAGGGCTGAACCGTTACCCCCCGGTGTCGCAAAGCCCGCAACAGACCCAGCGTAAGCGTCGTCTTGCCCGAACCACTATGCGGAGCCGCAATGAGAAAATGACTGGCCATGAAAGAATAAGCTGGCCTTCCTGAAAAAGACAAAAAAGAAGAATCGGAGACGTGTACACCCCTCCGGCAAACCTACTTCTGATTTCCGCCTTAGTCCGTGAAAGCGTGTAACCGATACAAAAAGGCAGGTCTCCTGGCTCGTTTCCTTTCCAACGCCTTCCCATACGCGAGGTACAGTGGCATGATCGTTGGAAAGTGTGTAGAGTTTTGAGTTTAGTGTGGTGGAAGGGCAGGTACTCAAAACACCAAACTCACAACTCAAAACGCATCTAAAACATACAGTTGCACGACAGCTCGTGATTTAAACCGCATCGGCGGTCTGCACGATTCCCTATTCATCCGCGGTTAAGCAGAACCTTTTCGGGGACGAAGATACGTTGCTTTGCGTGCGTTTCAGTAGTATAAACCCTGGGATTCG
This portion of the Siphonobacter curvatus genome encodes:
- a CDS encoding cobyrinate a,c-diamide synthase, which translates into the protein MASHFLIAAPHSGSGKTTLTLGLLRALRHRGVTVQPFKCGPDYIDIQHHRTAAGRASINLDLFMASPEHLQTLYQTYRSGVDVAVTEGVMGLFDGADRMQASTASLAECLGIPIILVVHAKAMAYSAAPLLYGFRHFYAGIQIAGVLFNGVQTTSHFRFLEEACQDVGLPCLGYFPTHPDFTIPSRHLGLRTSSEIDYERIIEAIARKIPQTIDLDRLLALTKTDEEASLAQALSHRTACKVTIARDEAFSFQYHQNLAVLEALAEVQYVSPLRDTELPETDLLYLPGGYPELHAQALSANTTFRESVRAYCQNGGYAYAECGGLMYLGQQLTDVDGHSYPMAGVFPFSTSLQHAKLTLGYRQIHFQNTLLKGHEFHYSTLQEAEELSSLAPVRNARGVEVGTKIYRIQNTLASYVHLYWGDGPPWLTDLLRTLATSLYTHPHG